The Myxococcota bacterium genome includes the window CCGGTGAGGCTCGAACTTGCACGAGCCTCGCCGGTCGCTGTCGAATACCCGTGTTCCGCCGGGAGCGGAACCGACGCGGCCTATTGGAGCGGCGTCGCCTCGTCCGTCACCGTGGTTGCGGCGTCTTCGGTGGCTGCGGGCGCGCTGCCGGTGTCGGCGGCGGGTGCCAGGGCCACGAGGGCCTGCAGCGAGTTCATCTTCTGGAAGACCTCGGCCACGGCAGAGCGGACCAGGGTGAGCTGCATGTCGTAGCTCTGGACCTGCTGGTTGGCTGCGGCGAGCTCGGCCCCGAGGGTCTCGACCTCGCTGGAGAGCGCCACGATCTGCTCGGCCTGGGCCGACGCGCGCTGGGACTGGCTGTAGAGGCCGAAGAGGGAGCCCACGAGCAGCAGGAGCACCACGCCGAAGGCCAGCCAGGAGACGCCCTGACGCTCGGGCTCCTCGGGCGCGGCCGAAGGTGCCGGGTCCGGGCTCGAGGCGTCTTCCGGAACCGCCACGAGCTTCGGTGCCGCCTCGGTGGCGGGCGTCTCGGGGGTGGAAGCGGGGGCCTGCGGGGTCTGTTCGGCGGGCTTCGGCTCGGCCATGGATGTCTCCGGGTAGATGGCGCCCGCTCGGCGCGGGCGACGAATGGGGTGGAGTGGGCGACGGGCGTCCGTCAGGCGAAGTCTATCGGCCAGCGGCCGACGGAGCGAGGCCCCGATACCGCGGACCTCCGTCGGTGCGGGCTCCTCCGGGCCGGTTTCGGCCGGCGGAGACGCGTGCGGCGCCGTTAGGACTGGATGACCAGCTTCGAGAGGCTGGTCTTCCGCAGATTCGTCTTCTGAATCGTCCGCACGAGCTCTGCCACCTTCTCGATGTCGGTCTCGAAGGGGTTGTTGCAGATGACGCGAACGTTGAGGAGGTTGCCGAGGCGGATGTTCGACCAGTCGAGGTCGTACTGGATCGAGTTCTGCCGCGCGAGCTTGATGAACTCACCGCGCATCCGCGCCCGGGTATCCGGGGGCGGCTCGGTCTTCGCCTTGATCACCTCCTCGTCGTCGAGGATGCGCTCGACCAGGCCTCCGCGCTCGAGCAGGTAGTACAAGCCGCGGTTGAGGCGCAGGTCGTGGTACTGGAGGTCCAGCATGAAGACGCGCGGATCGTTCCAGGTGGTGTCGTTCCGCTCGATGTAGGAGCGGATCATCTTGCGCTTGATCACCCAGTCGATCTCGCGATCGAGCTTGTCCGGGTCGTCGTTCAAGCAGTCGAGGACGTACTGCCACTTCTCCACCGCATCACGCAGCTCCTCGGAAACCGGGTACTGCTCGATGTACTTCTGGGCCATCTCGCAGTACTCCATCTGGATCTCGATCGGCGAGTACTCGCGGCCGTTGTCCAGGCGGAGCTTGCGGTGGCAGGTGGTGTCGTAGGAGATGTCCTTGATGGCCTTCACCGGGTTGCGCAGGGTGAAGTCCTGATTGATGAAGTTGTCCTCGATCATCTGGAGGACGACCGCGCAGGCCCCGACCTTCAGGAAGTTCGTGTACTCCGACATGTTGGAGTCGCCCACGATGACGTGGAGCCGGCGGTACTTCTCGCGATCGGCGTGGGGCTCGTCGCGGGTGTTGATGATCGACCGGTCGTTCGTCGTGGTGCCCGAGATCTTCTGGTAGATGTGCTGGGCGCGCTGGCTGATGCAGTAGTGAACGCCGTCCTGGGTCTGGAAGACCTTGCCCGCGCCGCTGTAGATCTGGCGCGTCACCAGGAACGGGATCAGCTGCTCCGCGAGGTAGTAGAAGTCGACGTCGCGGTCGACCAGGTAGTTCTCGTGGCAGCCGTAGGAGTTTCCGACGAAGTCGGTGTTGTTCTTGAAGATCGAGAGCTTCCCGGCGATCCGCTCCTCGCGGATCTTCTCCTCGGCGTAGATCTGGAGATCTTCGAGGATCCGCTCGCCCGCCTTGTCGTAGACGATGAGCTGGCGGGGCGACGCGCACTCGGGCGTCGCGTACTCCGGGTGGCAGCCCGTGTCCTGGTAGAAGCGGGCACCGTTCTCGAGGAACACGTTCAGGAAGTGTTCCGTGGTGATCAGCTTCTCGAAGAGGAATCGGATCGCCTTCTCGACCGGGAGCGTCTTCCGCCCCTCTGGCGTGAAGATGATTCCGTACTCGGTCTCGATGCCGTAGATCCGCTTCTGCACACGAACCGCCTGTCTGTCTGTCCGAGGAGCCTACGAGGAGAGGAGCCCACTCACCTCATCGGTGGAGAGCCTGCGGAACTTTCGGCCGTTCCGCGCTCTCTCGAGCACGCAAACCTCGAGGTTCTCTGCCGGGACAGTAGGCTGTCCGTCTGCCGCCCGCTCCAGCGCCTGCCGACCCAGCTTTAGGCAATCCCCAAGGGGAAGGCCCGACTTGTACTGGCTCTGCAGGAAGCTGCCGAGCTCCTCGGCGGAGCCCCCGATGACGCAGAAGCCCTCGTGGTCCGACACGCTGCCGTCGTAGAGGATCCGGTAGATCGAATTCTTCTCGTGTCCGGCGAGCGAAGGATCGCCCACTTCGGCCACCACGACCTCGACTTCCAGGGGCTTCATCTCCCGGGTGAAGACGTCGCCCATGGCCTGGGAGTACGCGTTGGCGAGGGCCTTCCCGCGCACGTCGTCGCGGCTGTAGGAGTAGCCCTTCATGTCCGCGAAGCGGACCCCGATCTTTCGCAGCTGGTCGAACTCGCTGAACTTGCCGACCCCGGCGAACGCGATGCGGTCGTAGATCTCGCCGATCTTCGACAGGCTCGAGGGATTCTCGGCGACCATCAGGATGCCGCCCCCGAACTCCAGCGTGAGGCT containing:
- the pafA gene encoding Pup--protein ligase, with protein sequence MQKRIYGIETEYGIIFTPEGRKTLPVEKAIRFLFEKLITTEHFLNVFLENGARFYQDTGCHPEYATPECASPRQLIVYDKAGERILEDLQIYAEEKIREERIAGKLSIFKNNTDFVGNSYGCHENYLVDRDVDFYYLAEQLIPFLVTRQIYSGAGKVFQTQDGVHYCISQRAQHIYQKISGTTTNDRSIINTRDEPHADREKYRRLHVIVGDSNMSEYTNFLKVGACAVVLQMIEDNFINQDFTLRNPVKAIKDISYDTTCHRKLRLDNGREYSPIEIQMEYCEMAQKYIEQYPVSEELRDAVEKWQYVLDCLNDDPDKLDREIDWVIKRKMIRSYIERNDTTWNDPRVFMLDLQYHDLRLNRGLYYLLERGGLVERILDDEEVIKAKTEPPPDTRARMRGEFIKLARQNSIQYDLDWSNIRLGNLLNVRVICNNPFETDIEKVAELVRTIQKTNLRKTSLSKLVIQS
- the prcA gene encoding proteasome subunit alpha is translated as MPFYVSPEQVMQDKAEYARKGIGRGKSSLTLEFGGGILMVAENPSSLSKIGEIYDRIAFAGVGKFSEFDQLRKIGVRFADMKGYSYSRDDVRGKALANAYSQAMGDVFTREMKPLEVEVVVAEVGDPSLAGHEKNSIYRILYDGSVSDHEGFCVIGGSAEELGSFLQSQYKSGLPLGDCLKLGRQALERAADGQPTVPAENLEVCVLERARNGRKFRRLSTDEVSGLLSS